Proteins encoded by one window of Lycium barbarum isolate Lr01 chromosome 11, ASM1917538v2, whole genome shotgun sequence:
- the LOC132616762 gene encoding endoglucanase 11, with protein sequence MKSFLHHCSIFLSLYIIFSSSCRAFDYSDALQKSLLYFEAQRSGRLPYNQRVNWRDHSGLTDGLEQGVDLVGGYYDAGDHVKFGLPMAFTVTMLSWSVIEYGEEISYVGEMEHAFEAIKWGTDYFIKAHTSPNVLWAEVGDGDTDHYCWQRPEDMTTSRRAFKIDENNPGSDLAGETAAAMAAASIVFRKNNPHYSHLLLHHAQQLFEFGEKYRGKYDESVGVVKNYYASVSGYEDELLWAAFWLYKATDKEEYLEYVINKANSFGGIGWAITEFSWDVKFAGLQIIASKLLQEEKHKKHSHILEQYRSKAEHYICSCLNKNNGSTNVERTPAGLLYVRQWNNMQYVSTAAFLLTVYSDFLQKSNQKITCHGGIVDHEDLFNFAKSQVDYILGSNPRNMSYLAGFGPNYPKRVHHRGASIVSYRENKGFIGCTQGYDYWYSKNGPNPNVLIGAIVGGPDKQDDFDDDRANYVQTEACTYNTAPLVGIFAKLNFLNNPPLIASF encoded by the exons ATGAAGAGTTTTTTGCACCATTGTTCTATTTTTCTTTCACTCTACatcattttttcttcttcttgtagaGCTTTTGATTATTCAGATGCTCTTcaaaaaagtcttctttactttgaAGCTCAAAGGTCCGGTCGTTTACCTTATAACCAACGTGTCAATTGGCGCGACCATTCTGGTTTAACTGATGGCTTAGAACAAGGG GTGGATTTGGTTGGAGGGTACTATGATGCTGGTGACCATGTAAAATTTGGCTTACCAATGGCATTCACAGTGACAATGTTGTCATGGAGTGTGATTGAATATGGTGAAGAGATTTCTTATGTAGGTGAAATGGAACATGCTTTTGAAGCTATCAAATGGGGTACTGATTACTTCATCAAAGCACACACTAGTCCAAATGTGTTATGGGCAGAG GTGGGAGATGGAGACACTGATCATTACTGTTGGCAACGGCCGGAGGACATGACGACTTCTCGTCGAGCATTCAAGATCGACGAGAACAACCCCGGCTCTGACTTAGCCGGGGAGACGGCTGCTGCGATGGCGGCCGCGTCGATTGTGTTTAGGAAAAATAATCCACATTATTCTCACTTATTATTGCATCATGCCCAACAG TTATTTGAGTTTGGTGAAAAATACAGAGGGAAATATGATGAAAGTGTGGGAGTAGTGAAGAACTATTATGCATCAGTAAGTGGGTACGAAGATGAGTTGTTGTGGGCAGCATTTTGGTTATACAAAGCCACCGACAAGGAAGAGTATTTGGAGTATGTAATTAACAAGGCTAATTCTTTTGGGGGTATTGGTTGGGCTATTACTGAGTTCAGTTGGGATGTTAAATTTGCTGGTCTACAAATTATTGCCTCCAAG CTACTGCAAGAGGAAAAGCACAAGAAACACAGCCACATACTTGAACAGTATCGATCAAAAGCTGAACACTACATATGTTCATGTCTCAACAAAAACAACGGTAGCACCAACGTCGAACGTACCCCAGCCGGCTTATTATATGTCCGGCAATGGAACAACATGCAGTACGTATCGACGGCGGCTTTCTTACTCACAGTTTACTCAGATTTCCTTCAAAAATCCAACCAAAAAATAACCTGCCATGGAGGAATAGTTGATCATGAAGACCTCTTCAATTTTGCCAAATCCCAAGTGGACTACATTTTGGGCTCAAATCCAAGAAACATGAGTTATCTTGCGGGGTTTGGCCCAAATTACCCAAAAAGAGTACACCATAGAGGGGCCTCCATTGTGTCCTATAGAGAAAACAAGGGCTTTATTGGATGTACCCAAGGGTATGATTATTGGTACAGCAAAAATGGGCCAAACCCAAATGTTCTAATTGGGGCAATTGTTGGTGGGCCTGATAAACAAGATGATTTTGATGATGATAGAGCAAATTATGTGCAAACAGAGGCGTGTACATATAATACAGCACCTCTTGTTGGAATTTTTGCAAAGTTGAATTTCTTGAATAATCCACCATTAATTGCATCTTTCTAA
- the LOC132619562 gene encoding uncharacterized protein LOC132619562 encodes MENANAEFTASEEMVADLLINCPLACVIPLGPPPVPRDDQTDLSSLRTPQNVDNNPVTISQWMIPDSQIPIQLGVQPTTGQSSTNETEQQVGVQPIVGHSSSDETGQQVPVQPNAGQSSSGETAQFSNSEKQIIVHPGAARERKPSKYNLSPYYPNFSSAGSSAKNIGPCIYQKKHPFVDHPINAPLDISFLQEYQKWLEKDLLKSHDKRKPNENHYRKNKDGLDPVDAELRLHLGVTAVADKNWFYLLSMDGQLWTDEVDGGKYHNNINYRFTTASCIFHTLVAEIYKSWENPDSSTCVASKEDELCEYINGHRLLANVPWYTVDNVLIPVNIKEENHWILVVISFTDRSIYVYNSYRAAGHDAVVRVGVKMLATLVTHSLQMTDFYEKKADIDFVTHPSYRNREQTDNFDIVNVDNLPQQAPSSMDCGVYVAAFAEYLSSSAVIPTEFDAKLLRMRYGALLCDYAWDKSNNNASSDNEQPPRPIRPAVDYDAVDKEDLD; translated from the exons ATGGAGAATGCTAATGCTGAATTTACCGCATCAGAGGAAATGGTAGCGGACTTGCTAATCAACTGCCCTTTAGCATGTGTTATTCCTCTCGGTCCTCCTCCAGTACCACGCGATGATCAAACCGATTTGTCAAGTTTAAGGACTCCTCAGAATGTGGACAATAACCCGGTAACCATCTCTCAGTGGATGATTCCTGATTCTCAGATACCAATCCAACTTGGAGTACAACCAACAACCGGACAAAGTTCAACTAATGAAACTGAACAGCAAGTTGGAGTACAACCGATAGTTGGCCACAGTTCAAGCGATGAAACTGGACAACAAGTTCCCGTACAACCAAATGCGGGCCAAAGCTCAAGTGGTGAGACTGCACAGTTTTCAAACTCTGAAAAACAGATCATTGTGCATCCAGGTGCTGCCCGAGAAAGGAAACCAAGCAAATATAACCTGTCCCCTTATTATCCCAATTTCAGCTCAGCGGGTTCTTCTGCCAAAAATATCGGTCCTTGCATTTATCAGAAAAAACACCCATTTGTTGACCACCCTATAAATGCCCCGTTAGATATTTcgtttcttcaagaatatcaaaagTGGCTTGAGAAGGATCTGTTGAAATCGCATGACAAAAG GAAGCCAAATGAAAATCATTACAGAAAGAACAAGGATGGACTCGATCCTGTGGATGCCGAACTTCGGTTGCATTTAGGCGTTACAGCCGTAGCCGACAAAAACTGGTTCTACTTGTTATCTATGGATGGGCAACTTTGGACTGATGAG gttgatGGA gggaagtatcacaataacaTCAACTATAGATTCACCACTGCCAGCTGTATTTTTCACACTTTAGTTGCTGAAATTTACAAATCTTGGGAAAACCCTGATTCATCCACATGTGTCGCCAGTAAGGAAGATGAACTGTGTGAGTACATTAACGGGCACAGGCTGTTGGCTAATGTACCATGGTATACTGTTGACAACGTACTAATTCCTGTCAACAtaaaagaggaaaatcactggatTTTGGTTGTGATATCATTCACTGACAG GTCCATCTACGTATACAACTCATACCGAGCTGCAGGGCATGATGCTGTCGTTAGAGTCGGAGTGAAAATGTTGGCTACTCTAGTGACACATAGTCTACAAATGACTGATTTCTATGAGAAGAAGGCGGATATAGATTTTGTCACACATCCTTCTTACAGAAATAGAGAACAGACCGACAACTTTGACATTGTGAATGTAGACAATCTCCCGCAACAAGCTCCCTCTAGCAT ggattgtggtgtgtatgtggcagcCTTCGCTGAATACTTGAGCTCAAGTGCAGTCATCCCAACCGAATTCGATGCAAAGTTACTCCGTATGAGATACGGTGCCCTTTTATGCGACTATGCATGGGATAAGTCAAACAACAATGCATCAAGTGATAACGAGCAGCCTCCAAGACCAATTAGACCGGCAGTTGATTACGATGCAGTTGATAAAGAGGATCTTGATTAG
- the LOC132619563 gene encoding uncharacterized protein LOC132619563: MCVVSDRHESIIHTVSKVYPTVPHLACIWHLWKNVTKQYTTNSEVLSPIFYSQAKAYSQDEFDKLMEKIGNVDIRVKRYLEDAGRDKWSRLYSPVNRGWTMTSNIAECINGKLVEASTEYVYTVNDGPRSFIIDLKKKTCSCRMFQLDEIPCSHAWAVLKNKNLTVDVYCSDLFKLEIVVNTYDVPVDPLPDETE; the protein is encoded by the exons ATGTGTGTCGTGTCCGACAGACATGAAAGCATAATACACACAGTTTCTAAGGTGTATCCTACTGTTCCTCATTTGGCTTGTATATGGCATTTGTGGAAAAATGTGACAAAGCAATACACAACAAACAGTGAGGTGTTGAGTCCTATATTTTATTCACAAGCGAAAGCATACAGCCAGGATGAGTTCGATAAATTGATGGAGAAGATTGGGAATGTTGATATTCGGGTAAAACGATACCTAGAAGATGCTGGAAGAGATAAATGGTCTAGGCTTTATTCACCTGTTAATAGAGGATGGACAATGACTTCGAATATAGccgaatgtattaatggaaaactg GTTGAAGCGTCAACTGAATATGTTTACACAGTGAATGATGGACCGAGGAGTTTCATAAtagatttgaagaagaaaacttgCAGCTGCAGGATGTTCCAACTGGACGAGATACCGTGTTCTCATGCATGGGCAGTATTGAAGAATAAAAATTTGACTGTTGATGTATATTGTTCGGATTTATTCAAGCTGGAAATAGTTGTGAACACATATGATGTGCCAGTTGATCCTCTTCCCGATGAGACCGAGTGA